One window of the Chitinophaga niabensis genome contains the following:
- a CDS encoding helix-turn-helix domain-containing protein codes for MKKTTEKLVFNRLYDQYVYLGLPLDKIDVQSDFTIHNLKDIHDTLPYKSPVYRTNFFSFVFVKDGSGQYTTDDQVFSTVPGTIYFTNPGHFKSFHWQEMREVCLITLSESFLKENVHPKIFEEFPFLLAETVPPRVLKPEIFAQFEQLYQQIEKEYFSNSLYRNRLIGNLFVVLLLKIKEYFWEDYNPIYEGNRSSQIVKTFKRSLEKHYRDLMSGKADKPYRIQDYADELNLHPNYLSNVIKSKTGKAIGTWISEKTIAEAKSLLQNSSISIKEIAWQLGFTESTHFSNYFKKHTDLSPVLFRKQHLS; via the coding sequence ATGAAAAAAACAACCGAAAAACTGGTTTTTAATAGGCTGTATGATCAATACGTGTACCTGGGCCTTCCACTCGACAAGATCGATGTACAGTCCGATTTCACTATTCATAATCTGAAAGACATACACGATACCCTGCCCTACAAATCGCCGGTGTACAGGACCAATTTCTTCTCCTTTGTTTTTGTAAAAGACGGATCCGGACAATATACGACAGACGACCAGGTGTTCAGCACCGTACCCGGCACCATCTACTTCACCAACCCGGGTCATTTTAAATCCTTTCACTGGCAGGAGATGCGGGAAGTATGCCTTATTACCCTCAGCGAATCCTTCCTGAAAGAGAATGTACACCCAAAGATCTTCGAGGAATTCCCCTTCCTGCTGGCGGAAACCGTACCGCCAAGGGTATTGAAACCGGAGATCTTTGCCCAGTTTGAACAACTGTACCAGCAGATAGAGAAAGAATACTTTTCAAACTCCCTCTACAGGAACCGCCTCATCGGCAACCTGTTTGTGGTACTGCTCCTGAAGATCAAGGAATACTTCTGGGAAGATTATAATCCTATATATGAAGGCAACAGAAGCTCCCAGATCGTAAAGACCTTTAAAAGGTCGCTGGAAAAGCACTACCGGGACCTTATGAGCGGCAAGGCAGACAAGCCTTACCGTATACAGGACTATGCAGACGAGCTGAACCTCCACCCCAATTACCTCAGCAATGTGATCAAAAGCAAAACCGGCAAGGCCATTGGCACCTGGATATCGGAGAAAACCATTGCCGAAGCCAAATCCCTGCTGCAGAATTCCTCCATTTCCATTAAAGAGATCGCCTGGCAGCTGGGCTTTACAGAATCCACCCATTTCTCCAACTATTTCAAAAAACATACGGACCTCTCCCCTGTTCTCTTCAGAAAACAACACCTTTCTTAG
- a CDS encoding RNA polymerase sigma-70 factor has product MSIRSVHNESALLEQVAQGEPEAFAALFYAYHQQLAEYIYLLTDSLEMTQDIVQDVFIKIWTKRETLPSLNSFTHYLFILSRNHAFNCLRQRVNEQARQQQWARQVEQEAIPSGYREDDYRAILDAAVAKLPPQQQKVYFLSRHKRLKHEEIAIQLGISTETAKKHMKLALRSITQYVRNHPDAALLVVLLLH; this is encoded by the coding sequence TTGTCAATAAGGTCTGTTCATAACGAATCAGCACTGCTGGAGCAGGTAGCGCAGGGAGAACCGGAAGCGTTTGCAGCACTTTTTTATGCCTACCACCAGCAATTGGCAGAATACATCTACCTGCTCACAGATTCCCTGGAAATGACACAGGACATTGTGCAGGATGTGTTCATTAAGATCTGGACGAAAAGAGAAACCCTTCCTTCCCTGAACAGTTTTACCCATTACTTATTTATACTCAGCCGGAACCATGCTTTCAATTGTTTGCGCCAGCGGGTGAATGAACAGGCCCGTCAACAGCAATGGGCAAGGCAGGTGGAGCAGGAAGCCATTCCATCCGGCTACCGGGAGGACGATTACCGGGCTATCCTGGATGCTGCAGTAGCCAAATTACCTCCCCAGCAGCAAAAAGTATATTTCCTCAGCCGGCATAAGCGGCTGAAACATGAGGAAATAGCTATACAACTGGGCATCTCTACGGAAACCGCCAAAAAACACATGAAGCTGGCCCTGCGTTCCATTACGCAATACGTTCGTAATCATCCTGATGCGGCGTTGTTAGTTGTTCTTTTACTGCATTGA
- a CDS encoding FecR family protein, with amino-acid sequence MANERLTYLFYRYFQKTASREELDELSLLINEPENEAAVKLLMEEAYLLFEPQGDVLSETQSEQILTNVQSRTRKHITWWRRMAVAAAVLVFVSAGLYGWLQMGDWKPAPVIARQNDVLPGTNKAVLHLADGTVVTLDSAGNQVIQQGGTIINQQNGQLRYNANDPNAATVSFNTLATPRGGQYSVTLPDGSKVWLNSASSLRFPTAFTGLERKVELTGEAYFEVAKNAKQPFKVTLEDKTTIEVLGTHFNVNAYKDEPAISTTLLEGAVRLTNGKARITIKPGERAQLQEGGTKFVIDRPDVDRVVAWKNGFFQFDGDNITLIMKQLSRWYDIEPVYAGNMNMKDYSGYISRNSNISEVLKMLELTNEIKFKVEGRKVTVSAIK; translated from the coding sequence ATGGCTAATGAAAGGCTCACCTATTTATTCTACCGTTATTTCCAGAAAACGGCCAGCCGGGAGGAACTGGATGAGCTAAGCCTGCTTATCAATGAGCCTGAAAACGAAGCGGCTGTAAAGCTGCTGATGGAAGAAGCCTACCTGTTATTTGAACCGCAGGGGGATGTGCTCAGCGAAACACAAAGCGAACAGATCCTCACGAATGTACAGTCCCGTACCCGTAAACATATTACCTGGTGGCGCAGGATGGCTGTTGCAGCTGCTGTGCTGGTATTTGTCTCCGCCGGTCTTTATGGCTGGCTGCAAATGGGAGATTGGAAACCGGCACCTGTAATAGCCCGGCAGAACGATGTGCTTCCCGGTACCAATAAAGCCGTGTTACACCTGGCAGATGGAACAGTGGTTACTTTGGACAGTGCAGGCAACCAGGTGATCCAGCAGGGAGGCACCATCATCAACCAGCAAAATGGTCAGCTGCGTTACAATGCAAATGACCCTAACGCCGCTACTGTCAGCTTTAATACACTGGCTACACCACGCGGTGGTCAATACTCGGTTACCCTGCCGGATGGCAGTAAGGTTTGGTTGAATTCCGCTTCTTCCCTCAGGTTCCCTACCGCTTTCACTGGTTTGGAAAGGAAGGTGGAATTAACGGGAGAGGCTTATTTTGAAGTGGCTAAAAATGCAAAACAACCTTTTAAAGTAACACTGGAAGATAAAACAACGATCGAAGTACTGGGCACTCACTTTAACGTGAATGCTTATAAAGATGAACCTGCGATCAGCACCACTTTGCTGGAAGGCGCTGTGCGGTTAACGAACGGGAAGGCACGGATCACTATCAAACCCGGAGAGCGCGCGCAGTTACAGGAAGGGGGCACAAAGTTTGTGATAGACCGGCCTGATGTAGACAGGGTGGTAGCCTGGAAGAATGGATTCTTCCAGTTCGATGGGGACAATATCACCCTGATCATGAAGCAACTGTCCCGCTGGTATGATATAGAACCTGTATATGCCGGCAACATGAACATGAAAGACTATTCCGGATATATTTCCCGCAACTCCAATATCTCTGAGGTATTGAAAATGCTGGAGCTGACCAACGAAATTAAGTTTAAGGTAGAAGGAAGGAAAGTGACGGTAAGTGCTATTAAGTAA
- a CDS encoding TonB-dependent receptor, whose product MKLLIVLITATCLQVSAKVSAQTVTLSGKNISLQRVFEEIRKQCDYQFLYNTHLLKETRKVDLNVKEMPFQQVLNICLKDQPVTYVISGKTIIIRQVQPEEVPAPVVEEIKVQGKVTEKGTPLVGVTVKAKGTNTGTVTDVNGTYTISVQKDAVLVFSYIGHTTLEEPVNGRTNISVELEASRSNIEEVVVVSYGTQRQRSITGAISKVSSKEVQDIPAAEFGQKLQGRVAGVQISQVSGRPGQGMTFKIRGAASLGSGNQPLIVVDGQPITNENINLLNPDDIESFSVLKDASTTALYGSRAANGVVIITTKQAKAGRTTMSLNSYYGWQSVPKRGKPDMMNAREFATFMNGFYEDKIKYENWKNPATGLAEIPDDYKDPSKYGEGTDWYDAVLRTAPMTNHSLNISTGTDKVLSSTTLTYFNQDGVMYNTGMERFSLRSNNEYRPNEKLKLGLNLNPVYQNDKNTRSGSIDNNRNVVSGGLISSPLIPKINPDGTYPTKTSSYGMYALPNFYQQLMIMNINQKSLRLLTNVYADLELLPNLHFKTTFNTDLGNYDYNAFFPSATGSFGSPPPRIPSAVASSANIVSWLNENMLTYNFKVKEHNIDLLAGYSAQKYDQNYRTINGSNFPSDKIPWIIGATTTTGNTNNTAWTMASWYGRANYSFRDKYYLTATIRQDGSSRFGENKKWGYFPSASVGWIVSEEPFFPKSDALSLLKIRGSYGLTGNNNIGDYTQISLLSATNYVFDGALAPGQSISQLGNKDLTWETSKQLDLGLELSLLKDRISFTYDYYRKETDNMLYQMNIPWASGYGSIKYNVGTIRMWGHEFQVNSRNLTGELEWNTNLNISFNDNKVISLQNGTPIGGINTYSDYNRTAVGRRIGEFWGYVFDGIYMTQDEYNRQPKHATSAVGSTRMKDISGDGIINASDKDYLGNPNPTLIFGMANDFRYKKFDFSIVVSGQAGNDIMNTNMQNLVNIDGIFNVTKDMANRWRSEQNPGNGKVPRTLANTTELYRLANSNWVFSGDYLTIKNISLGYTADMSRLKYLRSIRFYASLQQAFVFTKYPGQNPEVNDTRDNQTTAGQDNGTFPIPRTLMFGANINF is encoded by the coding sequence ATGAAGTTGCTTATAGTACTGATTACAGCAACCTGTTTACAAGTCAGTGCAAAGGTTTCTGCACAGACGGTAACGCTATCGGGGAAGAACATCTCCCTGCAGCGGGTATTTGAAGAAATAAGGAAACAATGTGATTACCAGTTCCTCTACAATACGCACCTGCTGAAGGAAACGCGTAAAGTGGACCTGAATGTGAAGGAAATGCCTTTCCAGCAGGTATTGAACATCTGCCTGAAGGACCAGCCGGTGACCTATGTGATCTCCGGAAAAACCATCATTATCAGGCAGGTGCAGCCGGAAGAAGTGCCGGCACCTGTAGTGGAGGAAATCAAAGTGCAAGGTAAGGTCACGGAAAAAGGTACACCGCTGGTAGGTGTTACCGTAAAAGCAAAAGGTACCAATACAGGTACTGTTACAGATGTCAACGGGACTTATACCATCAGCGTACAAAAGGATGCAGTACTGGTATTCAGTTATATCGGGCACACCACACTGGAAGAACCGGTGAATGGCCGCACAAACATTTCTGTAGAGCTGGAAGCTTCCCGCAGCAATATTGAAGAAGTAGTGGTAGTGAGTTATGGTACACAACGCCAGCGCAGCATCACAGGTGCTATTTCAAAAGTATCTTCTAAAGAAGTGCAGGATATCCCTGCTGCTGAATTTGGTCAGAAACTGCAGGGACGTGTAGCCGGTGTACAGATCAGCCAGGTATCCGGCCGTCCGGGACAGGGTATGACCTTCAAGATCAGGGGCGCCGCTTCCCTTGGTTCCGGTAACCAGCCTTTGATAGTGGTAGATGGCCAGCCCATCACCAACGAAAACATCAACCTCCTCAACCCGGATGATATAGAAAGTTTCTCTGTGCTGAAAGATGCATCCACTACAGCACTATATGGCTCAAGAGCTGCGAACGGCGTAGTGATCATTACTACCAAACAGGCTAAAGCAGGGCGTACTACCATGTCGCTCAACAGTTATTACGGCTGGCAGTCTGTTCCCAAAAGAGGTAAACCGGATATGATGAATGCCCGTGAGTTTGCCACTTTTATGAATGGTTTCTATGAAGACAAGATCAAGTATGAAAACTGGAAGAACCCGGCTACAGGCCTGGCTGAAATTCCGGATGATTACAAAGATCCTTCGAAGTACGGAGAAGGAACTGACTGGTATGATGCGGTATTGAGAACAGCGCCCATGACCAATCACTCCCTGAATATTTCAACGGGTACAGATAAAGTATTGTCCAGCACTACACTCACCTATTTCAACCAGGACGGAGTGATGTATAATACCGGTATGGAACGTTTCTCTTTACGTTCCAACAATGAGTACCGCCCTAATGAGAAACTGAAACTGGGTTTAAACCTGAATCCCGTTTATCAGAATGATAAGAATACCCGCAGTGGTTCGATTGATAATAACCGTAACGTGGTGTCAGGCGGGCTGATCAGTTCTCCATTGATCCCCAAGATCAATCCTGATGGTACTTATCCTACTAAAACAAGTTCTTACGGCATGTATGCGCTGCCTAACTTTTACCAGCAGCTCATGATCATGAATATTAATCAGAAGTCGCTGCGTTTGCTGACGAATGTGTACGCGGACCTGGAACTGTTGCCAAACCTGCATTTCAAGACCACGTTCAATACGGACCTGGGTAACTATGATTACAATGCTTTCTTTCCTTCCGCCACAGGATCATTTGGCAGCCCTCCACCGCGTATACCTTCTGCTGTAGCCAGTTCTGCCAACATTGTTTCCTGGCTGAACGAAAACATGCTCACATACAACTTCAAAGTGAAAGAGCATAACATTGACCTGCTGGCAGGATACAGCGCGCAGAAATATGATCAGAACTACCGGACCATCAATGGTTCCAATTTCCCCAGTGATAAAATTCCCTGGATCATTGGCGCTACTACCACTACAGGTAATACCAACAATACTGCCTGGACGATGGCTTCCTGGTATGGCCGTGCGAACTATAGCTTCAGGGATAAATATTACCTCACCGCTACTATCCGCCAGGATGGATCTTCCCGTTTTGGTGAGAACAAAAAGTGGGGTTATTTCCCTTCTGCTTCCGTGGGCTGGATCGTGAGTGAAGAACCTTTCTTCCCTAAATCAGATGCCTTGTCTCTCCTGAAAATAAGGGGTAGTTATGGTTTGACCGGTAATAATAACATCGGTGACTATACGCAGATCTCTTTACTCAGTGCCACCAACTATGTATTTGATGGTGCATTGGCTCCGGGGCAGTCCATCAGCCAGCTGGGTAACAAAGACCTTACCTGGGAAACTTCCAAACAACTGGACCTTGGTCTTGAACTGTCTTTGCTGAAAGACCGTATTTCTTTCACCTATGATTACTACAGGAAGGAAACGGACAATATGCTCTACCAGATGAATATTCCCTGGGCTTCCGGTTATGGGTCTATTAAATACAATGTGGGAACTATCAGGATGTGGGGCCATGAGTTCCAGGTGAACTCCCGCAACCTTACCGGCGAGCTGGAATGGAATACCAATTTAAATATCTCCTTTAACGATAACAAGGTGATCAGCCTGCAGAATGGTACACCTATTGGTGGTATCAATACTTACAGTGATTACAACCGCACGGCGGTGGGCAGAAGGATCGGTGAGTTCTGGGGATATGTATTTGATGGTATTTACATGACGCAGGATGAATACAACAGGCAGCCGAAACATGCTACCTCCGCCGTGGGTTCAACCAGGATGAAAGATATCAGCGGCGATGGCATCATCAATGCCAGTGATAAGGATTATCTCGGTAATCCCAACCCTACCCTGATCTTTGGTATGGCAAATGACTTCCGTTATAAGAAGTTCGATTTCTCTATCGTAGTATCCGGGCAGGCAGGGAATGATATCATGAACACCAATATGCAGAACCTGGTGAATATAGATGGTATCTTCAACGTAACGAAAGACATGGCTAACCGCTGGCGTTCAGAACAGAACCCGGGTAACGGCAAGGTGCCAAGAACACTGGCCAACACTACGGAACTGTATCGCCTGGCTAACTCCAACTGGGTGTTCTCCGGTGATTACCTCACCATCAAAAACATTTCACTGGGGTATACGGCAGATATGAGCAGACTGAAATACCTCAGGTCCATACGTTTTTACGCGAGCCTGCAGCAGGCATTTGTGTTCACCAAATATCCCGGTCAGAACCCTGAGGTGAATGATACGCGGGATAACCAGACTACGGCCGGGCAGGACAATGGAACCTTCCCCATCCCGAGAACACTTATGTTCGGTGCAAACATTAATTTCTGA
- a CDS encoding RagB/SusD family nutrient uptake outer membrane protein: MRPVIYIILTFLLFSSCKNNFLNEFPEGQLNEKNFYKSTADFQQALTGAYAPLRGAIDPTRGTYVAGSGINNIAFFMDEMRSDNTHYDYNAKDRGGIGYEQIADFLDDAPNGVILSRYRAAYTGISRTNVILDRIETIDFTMAEADKNVIVGEAKALRAHYYFDLVRHYGAVPLHLHEVKTAGDAFLARTGVDSVYAQIISDFTDALGLLAAPAKFPQSGHITKGMVATELALVHMTMQKFDLAVPLLQSVTTMGYDLLPTYAEVFDPNKKNSIESIFEIQYKDGTDGQQGNLIYRFIPVTPNTLNILGITYNNTDGGWNIPTDDMVAAYEPGDKRLDESIAVVEGALNSNTDFIPERIVSIVGYAGPPAGKIAKRFIKKYLHPPYTLVNNTKDNWPVFRYADVLLMLAESLNETNKPGEALPHLNRVRRRAGLLNDITTTDQAQLRDIIAKERRVELAFENHRWLDLVRTKKAVAVMNAHGIVMKATYGYLLPTSYTVNDNKLVFAIPFAERQINTKLTQNLGY; the protein is encoded by the coding sequence ATGAGACCGGTTATATATATAATACTCACCTTTTTGTTATTCTCTTCCTGCAAGAACAACTTCCTCAATGAATTCCCGGAAGGGCAACTGAATGAGAAGAACTTTTATAAAAGCACTGCAGATTTCCAGCAGGCGCTGACAGGAGCTTACGCACCACTGAGAGGAGCGATCGATCCCACCAGGGGTACTTATGTAGCAGGTTCCGGCATCAATAATATTGCCTTTTTCATGGACGAAATGCGCTCTGATAATACCCACTATGATTACAATGCAAAAGACCGCGGCGGGATAGGTTATGAGCAAATAGCAGACTTCCTGGACGATGCCCCCAATGGTGTAATATTAAGCAGGTACAGGGCAGCCTATACAGGTATTTCCCGCACGAATGTGATCCTGGACAGGATAGAGACGATAGATTTTACGATGGCAGAGGCAGATAAAAATGTGATCGTTGGGGAAGCAAAGGCTTTGCGTGCACATTATTACTTTGACCTCGTGCGCCACTATGGAGCAGTGCCTTTACACCTGCATGAAGTAAAAACAGCCGGTGATGCTTTCCTGGCCCGTACCGGTGTGGATTCTGTTTATGCACAGATCATCAGCGATTTTACAGATGCGCTGGGTTTACTGGCGGCGCCTGCTAAATTCCCGCAATCCGGCCATATCACCAAAGGTATGGTGGCAACAGAACTGGCGCTGGTGCATATGACGATGCAGAAATTTGACCTTGCCGTTCCTTTACTGCAAAGTGTAACCACTATGGGTTATGACCTGCTGCCTACTTATGCAGAAGTATTTGATCCCAATAAGAAGAACAGCATTGAATCCATTTTTGAGATCCAGTACAAAGATGGTACGGATGGGCAGCAGGGCAACCTGATCTACCGTTTTATTCCTGTAACACCCAATACGCTGAACATCCTGGGCATCACTTATAACAATACAGATGGCGGTTGGAACATACCAACAGATGATATGGTTGCCGCTTACGAGCCGGGAGACAAAAGGCTGGACGAAAGTATTGCCGTGGTAGAAGGTGCCCTGAATTCCAATACTGATTTTATACCGGAAAGAATCGTTAGTATTGTAGGGTATGCGGGTCCTCCGGCCGGAAAGATCGCCAAAAGGTTCATCAAAAAATACCTGCACCCGCCTTACACACTTGTTAATAACACCAAAGATAACTGGCCGGTGTTCAGGTATGCAGATGTATTGCTGATGCTGGCGGAAAGCCTGAACGAAACAAATAAGCCGGGAGAAGCATTGCCGCACCTGAACAGGGTACGCAGAAGGGCAGGTTTACTAAACGATATCACTACTACAGACCAGGCCCAACTGCGCGACATCATTGCGAAAGAAAGGAGAGTGGAACTGGCTTTTGAGAACCACCGCTGGTTAGACCTGGTGCGTACCAAAAAAGCAGTGGCTGTGATGAATGCGCATGGCATTGTGATGAAGGCCACTTATGGTTACCTGTTACCCACTTCTTACACCGTGAATGATAACAAACTGGTATTTGCCATTCCTTTCGCAGAAAGGCAGATCAACACAAAACTGACACAGAACCTGGGCTATTAA
- a CDS encoding phytanoyl-CoA dioxygenase family protein has translation MKYKLDKAQIESYQKNGFIVIEDFLSQEELAHWRKVVMEAVEQRAGRKMPGKDTKVGEDDGINEDAEYFGKVFDQLLNLWQTHDGVKEIMLDERIGQMAAQLSGSEGIRIWHDQALFKRPWANATAWHLDTPFWSFSDRNALSIWVALDDATYENGCLYFIPGSWQQTGFENSGIGKNMDGIFTVYPQLAKIASVAAPMKAGSCSFHNGLTIHGAGANMTNGFRRAMTCAYMPEGNTFNGQKNILPDDYLQTLKIGDALNNNEQNPLIYPKAL, from the coding sequence ATGAAATACAAATTGGATAAAGCGCAAATTGAAAGCTATCAGAAAAACGGGTTTATAGTGATCGAAGACTTCCTCTCGCAGGAAGAGCTGGCACACTGGCGCAAAGTGGTGATGGAAGCCGTAGAACAAAGAGCCGGCAGAAAAATGCCGGGTAAGGATACTAAAGTGGGAGAGGATGATGGTATTAATGAAGATGCAGAATACTTCGGGAAAGTGTTTGACCAGTTGCTGAACCTCTGGCAAACGCATGATGGTGTGAAAGAGATCATGCTGGATGAACGCATCGGCCAGATGGCCGCGCAATTATCCGGTTCCGAAGGCATCAGGATCTGGCATGACCAGGCCTTGTTTAAACGGCCCTGGGCAAATGCCACTGCCTGGCATCTGGATACACCATTCTGGTCTTTCTCCGATCGTAATGCGCTATCCATCTGGGTAGCGCTGGACGATGCCACTTACGAGAATGGCTGCCTGTATTTCATTCCAGGGTCCTGGCAGCAAACGGGTTTTGAGAATAGCGGTATCGGAAAAAACATGGATGGCATCTTTACCGTGTATCCTCAATTAGCCAAGATTGCATCAGTTGCCGCGCCTATGAAGGCCGGCAGCTGTTCTTTCCATAACGGGTTAACGATCCATGGCGCAGGTGCCAATATGACCAATGGTTTCCGCCGTGCCATGACCTGTGCCTATATGCCGGAAGGTAATACCTTCAACGGGCAGAAGAACATCCTCCCGGATGATTACCTGCAAACACTGAAGATCGGAGATGCACTGAATAATAACGAACAAAATCCGCTGATCTACCCTAAAGCCCTATGA
- a CDS encoding sugar phosphate isomerase/epimerase family protein, whose translation MIVKFFCPRWGSEHIPWSVFLENVKAAGYAGVEWFPYGEATNPVTVLNLLKQYDLEFSIVTAVLQMPETFKEYLHVLKEQLTALSRLQPLFISTQTGREYYSEEQIIQCLEVCEEVSDQLGVPIYQETHRNKWSYAAHATGPLLRKFPALPLTLDVSHWFCVSESYLEDQQGIVAEAIKHARHIHARVGHTEGPQVWDPALPEYAAALAAHLAIWDEWIRQREKNGDSYCTITPEFGPPPYMVMGNRTVPAQQEQWRINLWMKTFLDKRYNRTT comes from the coding sequence ATGATAGTTAAATTCTTTTGTCCAAGGTGGGGAAGTGAACATATACCATGGAGTGTTTTCCTGGAGAATGTAAAAGCTGCAGGTTATGCAGGCGTGGAATGGTTTCCCTATGGAGAAGCCACTAACCCTGTTACCGTACTCAACCTTTTAAAGCAATACGACCTGGAGTTTTCCATTGTAACCGCCGTGTTGCAAATGCCGGAAACTTTTAAAGAGTACCTGCATGTTTTAAAAGAGCAGCTCACTGCACTCAGCCGTTTGCAACCACTGTTCATCAGTACGCAAACAGGCCGGGAGTATTATTCGGAAGAACAGATCATTCAATGCCTGGAAGTTTGCGAAGAAGTAAGCGACCAGCTGGGCGTACCCATATATCAGGAAACCCACCGTAACAAATGGTCCTATGCCGCGCATGCAACAGGGCCCTTGTTGCGGAAGTTCCCGGCGCTTCCTTTAACGCTGGATGTTTCACACTGGTTCTGCGTATCTGAAAGTTACCTGGAAGATCAGCAGGGCATAGTGGCAGAGGCTATCAAACATGCCCGTCATATTCATGCGCGGGTAGGCCATACGGAAGGGCCGCAGGTATGGGATCCTGCATTGCCGGAATATGCAGCAGCTTTGGCTGCACACCTGGCCATCTGGGATGAATGGATAAGACAAAGGGAAAAGAACGGGGACAGCTATTGTACCATTACGCCTGAGTTCGGACCTCCGCCTTATATGGTGATGGGGAACAGAACAGTTCCTGCACAACAGGAGCAATGGCGCATTAATTTATGGATGAAAACGTTTCTGGATAAAAGATACAACCGCACCACATGA